AGTCTGCCGTTGGCCGAGACCAGTGCCGAGGTCGATCAGGCGATCAAGCTGCTCGATGCGGGCAAGCCCTACGAAGCCAATCTCGAACTCAAGAAGGTGCGTGACGGTCTGGTCGTCACCACGGCCGTGGTTGGCGGACCGACTGATCCCGTCTCGCCAGCCGGCTCGGGTTCTGAACCGTCTGATGGGCAGTCTTGATCCAGTGCTTCAGGGCTGGGAAGGATAGCGCGCGGCGCGGGAGTCTCGCCTTGCCGGGACTCCCGCAAAGCGCCGCTAGACAATCTCCAGGGGCTTGGCGGTTAGCCTTCATGGCTGCATGTTTTCAGGCCAAAGGAAGTATGGGCCAAACTTTGGACTCATGCGGAACTCGCCTCCAGCGTCCTTGCCCTTGTTGGTGATGTAGTGCTTGCCTTCACGCGATTCCAAGAATCCGGATTGCACGAGCTTTTCCGTGAGGTCGTTGGTTTTCATACCCAGCTTTTTGGCAAGTTTTGAAGTTGTCAACTTGTCAGGCAAGGTTTCCTCGGTTTCGGATTTGCTCTCGGGCTCGTTTGATATGCGCTCAAGAGAGATTCGGGCTTCCTCGCTAATGCGAATGATGCGTTGTGACTCTTCGTAAGCGTCTTTGTAAAGCTAGGCGTCGTCCGTGCGCCGGATTAACACGCCCATTTCGTTGTTGTTGATTTGACTGAATTCATAAAGATTAAGGCTAGTGATAATGCAGAACTCTTCATTCATGTAGCACTTGGCATGAAGGTTCTTGCAAAAGCTTGTGCGAATGTACGTAAGCTCTTTTAGCCAGTTGATCTTCTCGGGTTGAAGCTCGCTTTTGCCGTAAACGATGCGCACGTCAATCTTTAAACGATTCTTGTCGGCTAGAAGTTCCTTGATTCGATCGTTGAGCTTGAGGAACGGACTGATCAGGATGAGTCGGTCTTTTGCGTCCTTGATGAGTTCTTCGAGAAAGTAATTTGTAGCGCTGGTGTTCAGGAATTTTGCCATTGGGCGATCTCAAAAGAGCAGGTGATAGGTGGTCTATAGGAAGAGAGCAGCACGGCATTTGCCTTGTTGGCCAATTGTCGATTTTTAAGGCATGCGGCTTTTGCGTTTATGCTGAGCCGCTTTTTCGCTTGCCAGAGACTTTTTTGGATCAGAGATGCAGATGCCGCCTTGGAGCTGAAAAGATAGTGGCTATGATTTTGATGGATGTGGTTTTTTTAGCTGTTTTAGGTTTCAGGCGTTTTCCTGCAAATTATTAAATTGTTTGCAAGTCGGTTGGTTTGGTCGCTCGTTTCTCTGGTTTTTGTTCTTTCTCTTCTTGCGAGTTGTGTCAAGAATTAAGCTGGCCAGGAATTGTCGCGGCAGGAAAAGCTTATAGTGCTTGGCGAATTCGCCATATACTGCGGTTTTGTTTTCGAGCTTTTTGTGCGGCTGAGAGGCTGTCTAGAAACTGGAAAAACAGTCTTTTCTAGCTAGTAGCCAATTTATAGTGAATTTGATTATTGCAAATTTGGCGAAGCAACAACCGACTAGACGCCAAGTAAACTTGAGACTCACTTGAGGTTGGCTTACGCTCGTAATCTTTACTCAATCGACGCGAACGACCAAGCCAAGCGAATGTTCTTTCAACGACCCAACGACGTGGCAAGACATGAAAACCTTGGCGACCGGTCTGCTTCTTAACAATAGTGAGCGTACAGGCAAACTGCTTAAATACCCACTCAATCAGCTCTGCCCCGGCGTAGGCTCCATCCGCCCAAATAATTTTGACGGATTGGATGAGTAGAAATAAGCGTGCGATCACTTCGCGTGCAGCTGTGCCATCAAACATGTTGGCGGCATGCACCCACACGACAAGCACGCAACCCATTGTATCTACAACGATATGCCGCTTGCGACCTTTGACTAACTTACCGCCATCGAACCCAGAGGCCCGTCTAGACTCAGGGGTTCCCTTGACACTTTGGCTGTCGATGATCGCGCCTGTTGGATCTGGTTTTCGGTCTTTTTTTTTCGCGTAATTGCTCGCGTAAAGCGG
The sequence above is drawn from the Allochromatium vinosum DSM 180 genome and encodes:
- a CDS encoding phospholipase D family protein, with the translated sequence MAKFLNTSATNYFLEELIKDAKDRLILISPFLKLNDRIKELLADKNRLKIDVRIVYGKSELQPEKINWLKELTYIRTSFCKNLHAKCYMNEEFCIITSLNLYEFSQINNNEMGVLIRRTDDA
- a CDS encoding IS5 family transposase, translating into MKILIPLYASNYAKKKDRKPDPTGAIIDSQSVKGTPESRRASGFDGGKLVKGRKRHIVVDTMGCVLVVWVHAANMFDGTAAREVIARLFLLIQSVKIIWADGAYAGAELIEWVFKQFACTLTIVKKQTGRQGFHVLPRRWVVERTFAWLGRSRRLSKDYERKPTSSESQVYLASSRLLLRQICNNQIHYKLATS